One genomic region from Thermoleptolyngbya sichuanensis A183 encodes:
- a CDS encoding DUF760 domain-containing protein: MNNASNKISELFGDGAESGNLLWQYVQSMSPETVAQLSKPGSQEVFQVMERNIIGLLGGLPSEHFDVSITTSRENLGRLLASAMMSGYFLRNAEQRMAFERSLQDVPEVG, from the coding sequence GTGAACAATGCGTCTAACAAAATCTCAGAGCTGTTTGGCGATGGTGCAGAATCGGGAAATTTGCTCTGGCAGTATGTCCAATCCATGAGTCCTGAGACGGTCGCTCAGCTCTCCAAGCCTGGCTCGCAGGAAGTGTTTCAGGTCATGGAACGCAACATTATCGGACTGCTGGGTGGCTTGCCCTCTGAGCATTTTGACGTGTCGATTACGACCAGCCGCGAGAATCTGGGTCGCCTGCTGGCTTCGGCGATGATGAGCGGCTACTTTCTCCGCAACGCTGAGCAGCGCATGGCGTTTGAGCGATCGCTCCAGGATGTGCCCGAAGTTGGTTAG
- a CDS encoding glycosyltransferase, whose amino-acid sequence MKILFLDQSGKPGGAELCLLDIAAPYRETCRVALFADGSFKTLLEQRQIPVQVLMQNGLQVRKESGLRQGLTSLGRLAPLIGRVAKLARDYDLIYANTQKALVVGAIASFLARRPLVYHLHDILSLDHFSRTNQRIAVALANRAALVIANSQASRQALIDAGGKGDRTVVIYNGFQPAAYRQPRQDRATLRRAWGLENSFVVGHFSRLSPWKGQHVLVEALAACPPQVAAILVGEALFGEEEYAKQLRRQVEALGLGDRVLFLGFQSDVTSLMHACDLIAHTSTAPEPFGRVVVEGMLCGRPVVAADAGGVRELIDPEKTGWLTSPGDAVALAAAIQQCFQQPEVGEARAIAAQSFASYRFHIDHVNAEIRAQLQRILAGME is encoded by the coding sequence ATGAAAATTCTGTTTCTCGACCAAAGCGGCAAACCAGGCGGCGCAGAGCTTTGCCTGCTAGATATCGCTGCACCCTACCGGGAAACCTGCCGAGTGGCCCTGTTTGCCGACGGTTCGTTCAAAACTCTGCTGGAGCAGCGCCAGATCCCGGTGCAAGTGCTGATGCAGAACGGGCTGCAAGTTCGCAAAGAAAGTGGACTGCGGCAAGGCTTAACGAGTTTGGGACGGCTTGCGCCGCTGATTGGTCGTGTGGCAAAGCTGGCGCGAGATTATGACCTGATTTACGCCAATACGCAAAAAGCGCTGGTGGTGGGGGCGATCGCCAGCTTTCTGGCCCGCCGCCCGCTGGTCTATCACCTGCACGATATCCTCTCGCTCGACCACTTCAGCCGCACCAACCAACGCATCGCCGTGGCGCTGGCCAATCGCGCCGCGCTGGTGATTGCCAATTCCCAAGCCAGTCGGCAGGCGCTCATCGACGCAGGTGGAAAGGGCGATCGCACGGTTGTGATCTACAACGGCTTCCAGCCCGCGGCCTATCGCCAGCCCCGCCAGGATCGAGCCACGCTGCGACGAGCCTGGGGGCTAGAAAATTCCTTTGTGGTGGGGCATTTCAGCCGTCTGTCGCCCTGGAAGGGACAGCATGTGCTGGTCGAGGCGCTGGCAGCGTGCCCGCCGCAGGTTGCCGCCATACTGGTGGGTGAGGCTCTGTTTGGCGAAGAAGAGTACGCGAAACAATTGCGGCGGCAGGTCGAGGCGCTGGGGCTGGGCGATCGCGTCCTGTTCTTGGGCTTCCAGTCCGACGTGACCTCGCTGATGCACGCCTGCGACCTGATTGCCCATACCTCTACCGCCCCGGAACCCTTCGGGCGCGTTGTGGTGGAAGGAATGCTCTGTGGTCGCCCGGTCGTTGCCGCCGACGCAGGCGGCGTGAGGGAATTGATTGATCCAGAAAAAACAGGCTGGCTCACGTCGCCGGGTGATGCCGTCGCGCTGGCCGCTGCGATTCAGCAGTGTTTCCAGCAGCCAGAGGTAGGAGAGGCGAGGGCGATCGCCGCCCAATCTTTCGCCAGCTACCGCTTTCACATTGACCACGTAAATGCCGAGATTCGCGCCCAGTTGCAGCGCATACTGGCAGGAATGGAGTGA
- the nblS gene encoding two-component system sensor histidine kinase NblS, whose product MLNLLKQLQDIIRRWWSEFTLQTKLMAIGTLMVSLLMSGLTFWAVNSIQQDARLNDTRFGSDLGLLLSANVAPLVGENNLTELARFSQRFYSSTSSVRYMLYADADGEIFFGIPYSQSEVQNSLTIRRRMQLPENFNPALEYPMVRQHLTPDGEVTDVFVPLNYNGKYLGVLAIGTNPNPTVVTSSHLTRDVTIAVFVSIWVMVILGAVFNALQITKPIKELLVGVKNIAAGNFKQRIDLPFGGELGELILNFNEMAERLERYEEQNIEELTAEKAKLETLVSTIADGAVLLDSDMDVILVNPTARRLFGWENTPDLLGQPVLNLLPEPVKAALSQPLQEITQEGLSSDMLRDRAESEFTIAVPEPVNRTLRVLLNTVLDQSRENVKGIAITVQDITREVELNEAKSQFISNVSHELRTPLFNIKSFIETLHEYGEDLSNDEKREFLETANRETDRLTRLVNDVLDLSRLESNKRYHFEAIDLTQPIEQTLRTHQLNARDKAIELVQDVELHLPTVLGNYDLLLQVLNNLLGNALKFTQAGGRIAIRAYAMGCEPEHPHLATCVRVEVSDTGIGIDAEDQACIFDRFFRVENRVHTLEGTGLGLSIVRNIIEKHHSRVHLVSEVGVGTTFWFDLPVFQKDTPLLDGALNNGKTTDSPAPPSLEPQVAK is encoded by the coding sequence TTGCTAAATCTGCTAAAGCAACTCCAAGACATCATTCGCCGCTGGTGGTCGGAATTTACGCTCCAGACCAAGCTGATGGCGATCGGCACGCTAATGGTGTCGCTGCTGATGAGCGGGCTGACCTTTTGGGCAGTGAACTCAATTCAGCAGGATGCGCGGCTCAACGACACACGCTTTGGCAGCGACCTGGGCTTGTTGCTGTCGGCCAACGTTGCGCCGCTGGTGGGCGAAAACAACCTAACGGAACTGGCTCGTTTCTCCCAGCGCTTCTACAGCAGCACCTCCAGTGTCCGCTACATGCTCTACGCCGATGCCGATGGCGAAATTTTCTTCGGCATCCCCTATTCCCAGTCCGAGGTGCAAAACTCGCTCACCATCCGTCGCCGGATGCAGCTTCCCGAAAACTTCAATCCGGCGCTGGAATATCCGATGGTGCGCCAGCACCTCACGCCCGATGGAGAAGTGACGGATGTCTTTGTGCCGCTGAACTACAACGGCAAGTATCTGGGCGTTTTAGCCATCGGCACAAATCCAAACCCCACTGTGGTCACGTCCTCTCACCTGACGCGAGACGTGACAATCGCCGTTTTCGTGTCCATCTGGGTGATGGTGATCTTGGGGGCGGTGTTTAACGCGCTGCAAATCACCAAGCCGATCAAGGAACTGCTGGTGGGCGTGAAAAACATTGCCGCCGGGAATTTTAAGCAGCGTATCGACCTGCCCTTTGGCGGAGAGCTGGGCGAACTGATTCTGAACTTCAACGAAATGGCGGAGCGGCTGGAGCGCTACGAAGAGCAAAACATCGAAGAACTGACTGCTGAAAAGGCCAAGCTGGAAACGCTGGTGTCTACGATTGCCGATGGAGCCGTGCTGCTCGATTCCGATATGGACGTAATCCTGGTGAACCCCACGGCACGTCGTCTGTTTGGCTGGGAAAATACGCCGGATCTGCTGGGACAGCCCGTGCTAAACCTCCTGCCAGAGCCAGTCAAAGCAGCCCTCAGCCAGCCGCTTCAAGAGATTACGCAGGAAGGGCTATCGTCAGACATGCTGCGCGATCGCGCTGAATCAGAGTTCACCATCGCCGTGCCAGAACCCGTCAACCGGACGCTGCGGGTGCTGCTGAATACGGTGCTAGACCAGTCCCGCGAAAATGTGAAAGGCATCGCCATCACGGTGCAGGACATCACCCGCGAGGTGGAGCTAAACGAAGCCAAAAGCCAGTTCATCAGCAACGTATCGCACGAACTGCGAACCCCGCTGTTTAACATCAAGTCGTTCATCGAAACGCTGCATGAGTATGGCGAAGACCTAAGCAACGACGAGAAGCGGGAATTCCTGGAAACGGCAAACCGGGAAACCGATCGCCTGACGCGCCTGGTCAACGACGTGCTGGATCTGTCGCGTCTGGAGTCCAACAAGCGCTATCACTTCGAGGCGATCGACCTGACGCAGCCCATCGAGCAGACCCTCCGCACCCACCAGCTCAACGCCCGCGACAAGGCAATCGAACTGGTGCAGGATGTGGAGCTACACCTGCCGACGGTGCTGGGCAACTATGACCTGCTGCTGCAAGTGTTGAATAACCTGCTGGGGAACGCCCTGAAATTCACCCAGGCAGGCGGGCGCATTGCAATTCGTGCCTACGCAATGGGCTGCGAACCGGAGCATCCCCACTTGGCGACCTGCGTGCGCGTGGAGGTTTCGGATACGGGCATTGGCATCGACGCTGAAGATCAGGCCTGCATCTTCGACCGCTTCTTCCGGGTGGAGAACCGGGTTCACACGCTGGAGGGCACAGGGCTGGGGCTGTCCATTGTGCGGAATATCATCGAAAAGCACCATAGCCGCGTGCATCTGGTGAGCGAAGTCGGCGTGGGGACAACCTTCTGGTTCGATCTGCCCGTGTTCCAGAAGGACACGCCGCTGCTGGATGGGGCGCTGAACAACGGCAAGACCACCGATTCCCCTGCCCCCCCGTCGCTAGAACCGCAGGTCGCGAAATAA
- the mutY gene encoding A/G-specific adenine glycosylase codes for MAELRRSLLCWYGAQGRDLPWRRSRDPYAIWVSEIMLQQTQVKTVIPYYERWLAQFPTVTALAAADQTQVLKAWEGLGYYARARNLHRAAQVIVEQHGGQFPADLSTALTLPGIGRTTAGGILSAAFNQPVPILDGNVKRVLARLLAVAVPPNRALAALWQASEALLDPQRPRDFNQALMDLGATCCTPRNPACLLCPWQPHCLAHQRNMQNELPIAETRAPLPHKQIGVAVIWNEQGHILIDRRKPEGLLGGLWEFPGGKIEPGETVQDCIRREIWEELGIEIEVGDRLIVIDHAYTHFRVTLNVYHCRHLSGDPQPIECDEVRWVTAAELDQFPFPKANLQIIAAIRAAST; via the coding sequence ATTGCGGAATTGCGGCGATCGCTCCTGTGCTGGTATGGGGCCCAAGGTCGCGACCTGCCCTGGCGACGCAGCCGCGACCCCTACGCCATCTGGGTTTCGGAAATCATGCTCCAGCAAACCCAGGTGAAAACGGTGATTCCCTACTACGAGCGCTGGCTGGCGCAGTTTCCTACCGTGACTGCACTGGCCGCCGCCGACCAAACCCAAGTCCTCAAAGCCTGGGAAGGGCTGGGATACTATGCCCGTGCCCGCAATCTGCATCGCGCTGCTCAGGTGATTGTTGAGCAACATGGCGGCCAGTTTCCTGCCGATCTGTCCACAGCGCTTACCCTCCCCGGCATCGGGCGCACCACCGCTGGGGGCATCCTCAGTGCCGCATTTAACCAACCCGTACCCATTTTGGATGGTAATGTGAAGCGAGTGCTGGCGCGATTGCTGGCAGTAGCAGTGCCGCCCAATCGCGCTCTGGCTGCACTCTGGCAAGCGTCGGAAGCGCTCCTCGATCCGCAGCGTCCACGAGATTTTAACCAAGCATTGATGGATCTGGGCGCGACCTGCTGTACGCCGCGTAACCCTGCTTGCTTGCTCTGTCCCTGGCAACCCCACTGTCTTGCCCATCAGCGAAACATGCAGAACGAATTGCCCATTGCCGAAACTCGCGCCCCGCTGCCCCACAAGCAAATCGGCGTGGCCGTCATCTGGAACGAGCAGGGACACATCCTGATCGATCGGCGCAAGCCCGAAGGACTGCTGGGCGGGCTATGGGAATTTCCAGGCGGCAAGATCGAGCCGGGCGAAACGGTGCAAGACTGTATCCGCCGCGAAATTTGGGAAGAGTTGGGGATTGAAATTGAAGTGGGCGATCGCCTGATTGTCATCGACCACGCCTATACCCACTTCCGCGTCACGCTGAATGTCTATCACTGTCGCCACCTCAGCGGCGACCCCCAGCCCATCGAGTGCGACGAGGTGCGCTGGGTCACGGCGGCAGAGCTAGACCAGTTTCCCTTTCCCAAAGCGAACCTGCAAATCATCGCGGCTATCCGAGCAGCAAGCACTTAG
- a CDS encoding RidA family protein → MREVIRTEAAPAPVGPYSQAIAAQGRLVFVAGQIPLHPETGAIVGEDVATQTEQVLANLEAILKAAGATFADVVKTTVFLADMNDFVAMNGVYTRVFDEATAPARACVQVARLPKDVRVEIECIAVVPA, encoded by the coding sequence ATGCGGGAAGTGATTCGGACGGAGGCGGCTCCGGCTCCGGTGGGGCCCTACAGTCAGGCGATCGCCGCTCAGGGACGATTGGTGTTTGTGGCGGGGCAGATCCCGCTGCATCCCGAAACAGGGGCGATCGTGGGCGAAGATGTCGCCACCCAAACAGAGCAAGTGCTGGCCAATCTGGAAGCAATTTTGAAAGCTGCGGGCGCAACCTTTGCCGATGTGGTCAAGACCACGGTTTTCTTGGCCGACATGAATGACTTTGTGGCTATGAACGGTGTGTATACCCGCGTTTTTGATGAAGCAACGGCCCCAGCAAGGGCCTGTGTGCAGGTAGCGCGGCTGCCCAAGGACGTGCGCGTAGAGATTGAGTGCATTGCCGTTGTGCCCGCCTGA
- a CDS encoding NUDIX domain-containing protein, whose amino-acid sequence MSYRNPVPTVDIIIELMDRPYRPIVLIERLNPPFGWALPGGFVDYGESVEDAAEREAAEETGLQVKLTEQFQVYSDPQRDPRLHTLSVVFLATAKGDPFAGDDAKNLGVFEIWDLPSNLCFDHDRILRDYRYFREHGLRPKLG is encoded by the coding sequence GTGAGCTACAGGAATCCCGTTCCCACCGTAGATATCATCATTGAACTCATGGATCGGCCCTACCGACCCATTGTGCTAATCGAGCGGCTAAACCCTCCCTTTGGCTGGGCCCTGCCGGGGGGGTTTGTGGACTATGGCGAGTCGGTGGAGGATGCTGCCGAGCGCGAGGCCGCTGAGGAAACTGGGCTACAAGTCAAGCTAACGGAGCAGTTTCAGGTTTATTCCGACCCGCAGCGAGACCCCCGGTTGCACACCCTCAGTGTTGTGTTTTTGGCAACGGCCAAGGGTGACCCCTTTGCGGGCGACGATGCTAAAAATCTGGGCGTGTTTGAGATTTGGGATTTGCCCAGCAATTTGTGCTTTGACCATGACCGGATCTTGCGGGATTATCGCTATTTTCGGGAGCATGGGCTGCGGCCAAAGTTGGGATAG
- a CDS encoding transporter substrate-binding domain-containing protein, whose amino-acid sequence MEQRWNVRWDATWKAAVWTVGCVLAIEVVGTAASWAQTAQPSPVSSPMLAERSLRVGVKPIEPFVFAAEQGNPTGYSIDLWTAIAPQINAQTRYVVYDTTPELLDALRQGEVDVAIAGISITAHREATGLDFSHPTYEAGLQLLVMRSQKSQVARLLDYLGGGRALQAVGRVLLSSIVVGFLIWLFERRHNPHFQQGPLAGIGQGIWFAVVTLGTFGYGDVTPVGLPGRIVAGLWMGVSFFILADFISAMTTARQQAAPVQSLSDLAGQPIGASQGTTADYFLRTKPVKRVPMEDLEASLRALRSGEVAAIVIDRPVAEYLTAQEPDLVMAGDRLSREHYGIALREGDELREEINRALLTLQEKEYFEFLCRKWFGEPQQQRSGHP is encoded by the coding sequence GTGGAACAGAGATGGAACGTGAGATGGGATGCCACATGGAAGGCGGCAGTGTGGACCGTGGGCTGTGTGCTGGCGATAGAGGTAGTTGGGACAGCGGCCAGTTGGGCCCAGACGGCTCAACCGTCTCCTGTGTCTTCGCCCATGCTGGCAGAGCGATCGCTCCGGGTGGGCGTAAAGCCGATTGAGCCGTTTGTGTTTGCCGCAGAGCAGGGCAACCCGACGGGCTATAGCATTGACCTGTGGACGGCGATCGCCCCGCAAATTAACGCCCAAACCCGGTATGTGGTCTATGACACTACGCCGGAACTGCTAGATGCGCTGCGGCAAGGCGAGGTCGATGTGGCAATCGCGGGCATTTCCATCACCGCCCATCGGGAAGCCACAGGACTCGACTTTTCTCACCCCACCTATGAGGCGGGGCTGCAATTACTCGTGATGCGATCGCAAAAATCCCAGGTTGCTCGGCTGCTCGATTATCTAGGCGGCGGCAGAGCCTTGCAAGCGGTCGGCCGCGTTTTGCTTAGCTCGATCGTCGTCGGATTCTTAATCTGGCTATTTGAGCGGCGACACAATCCCCACTTTCAGCAGGGGCCGCTGGCGGGGATTGGGCAGGGCATCTGGTTTGCCGTGGTGACGCTGGGCACTTTTGGCTATGGCGACGTAACGCCTGTGGGCTTGCCGGGGCGCATTGTGGCGGGACTCTGGATGGGGGTTAGCTTTTTCATCCTGGCGGACTTTATCTCAGCTATGACGACGGCTCGCCAGCAGGCTGCCCCGGTGCAAAGCCTGAGCGATCTTGCCGGACAGCCCATCGGCGCGAGCCAGGGCACGACTGCCGATTATTTTTTGCGAACCAAGCCCGTGAAGCGAGTGCCAATGGAGGATTTGGAAGCCTCGCTGAGGGCGCTGCGGTCGGGCGAAGTGGCGGCAATTGTGATAGACCGTCCTGTGGCAGAATACCTGACGGCTCAGGAGCCTGACCTAGTGATGGCGGGCGATCGCCTCAGTCGGGAACACTACGGCATTGCCCTGCGGGAGGGCGACGAACTCCGCGAAGAGATCAATCGCGCCCTGCTAACCCTGCAAGAGAAGGAATACTTCGAGTTTTTGTGCCGCAAATGGTTTGGAGAGCCACAGCAGCAGCGATCAGGACATCCTTAG
- a CDS encoding NF041680 family putative transposase, protein MIFNELQQFRQTLYASLGNARDALFDLMDAVLVSACIVSFVRLSQSPVFRRQWSSTYEALRDSRLPRSKVLKLLVQQIPTQQQPLLAGDASRWNRPAARRLKDRTLSGRTGHAPIAGQNYSTLAWIAEDRGSWALPLRHERITSFETPASKAAFQLKQVTRQLAVRPLAIYDRGYGNASFVNQTAGIEADLLLRVTSNRCVYGAPPAYRGRGAPAKHGHKMKLNDPDTWSVPVETVEVDDPNWGRVRVSRWSAYHFRKSPKRAMEVLRVEVLETQSSTRRLAPLWLVWLGEQMPPLETLWLHYLRRFAIEHWYRFAKQRLYWTHPQFSSVSATEQWSSLMPLLSWQLWLARKDCTDHPLPWQAPQETLTPGRVAQAFAGILAAIGTPAPAPKPRGKSPGRGKGHKPTPRPCYPMVKKRASKRKTSEQSLNSPVATAA, encoded by the coding sequence ATGATTTTCAACGAACTTCAGCAATTTCGCCAAACGTTGTATGCCAGCTTGGGAAACGCCAGAGATGCCCTGTTTGATCTGATGGATGCCGTGTTAGTGAGTGCGTGCATCGTGTCGTTTGTGAGGCTATCGCAGAGTCCTGTCTTTCGTCGCCAGTGGTCGAGCACCTATGAAGCGTTGCGCGATAGCCGCCTACCCCGATCAAAGGTGCTGAAGCTGTTGGTGCAGCAGATACCGACTCAGCAGCAACCGTTGTTGGCAGGTGATGCGAGTCGGTGGAACCGTCCTGCTGCCAGGCGTTTGAAAGACCGCACCTTATCAGGCAGAACAGGACATGCCCCGATAGCCGGACAAAACTACAGTACCTTAGCCTGGATTGCTGAAGACAGGGGCAGTTGGGCATTACCATTGCGGCATGAGCGCATCACCAGCTTTGAAACACCCGCCAGTAAAGCGGCATTCCAACTCAAACAAGTGACTCGGCAGTTAGCGGTGCGTCCGTTGGCGATCTACGACCGAGGGTACGGCAATGCCAGTTTTGTCAACCAAACGGCAGGGATTGAGGCAGACTTGCTGCTGCGGGTTACATCCAATCGATGTGTCTATGGCGCGCCCCCAGCGTATCGAGGGCGAGGCGCACCTGCCAAGCATGGACATAAGATGAAACTCAATGACCCTGACACTTGGAGTGTCCCGGTCGAAACCGTTGAAGTCGATGATCCCAACTGGGGACGAGTGCGGGTCAGTCGTTGGAGTGCATACCATTTCCGCAAATCCCCCAAACGGGCAATGGAAGTGTTGCGCGTGGAGGTGCTGGAGACACAGAGCAGCACGCGACGCTTGGCTCCTTTGTGGTTAGTTTGGCTGGGTGAGCAGATGCCTCCGTTAGAAACCCTGTGGTTGCACTACCTCCGTCGCTTTGCCATTGAACACTGGTATCGCTTTGCCAAGCAGAGGCTATATTGGACACATCCCCAGTTCAGTTCTGTATCGGCAACCGAACAGTGGAGCAGCCTGATGCCGTTGCTCAGTTGGCAGTTGTGGTTAGCGCGAAAGGACTGTACTGACCACCCCTTGCCCTGGCAGGCACCGCAAGAAACGTTGACTCCGGGTCGGGTCGCACAAGCGTTTGCAGGCATTTTGGCAGCGATTGGCACCCCTGCTCCTGCGCCTAAACCTCGTGGTAAATCGCCAGGACGAGGCAAGGGGCACAAGCCAACTCCTCGTCCCTGCTATCCGATGGTCAAAAAACGAGCCTCGAAACGCAAGACATCCGAACAATCCCTGAACAGTCCGGTTGCAACAGCAGCTTAA
- a CDS encoding response regulator codes for MRTVLIVDDSQTLRQMLLELLQGNGLQVMEATNGIEAKAMIQSNAPDLVITDLIMPEMNGYELCRWIKNDPAAQKIPVLICSTKSEEFDRYWGMKQGADAYITKPFHPPELLKTVKQLLQSHR; via the coding sequence ATGAGAACCGTGTTGATTGTGGACGACAGCCAAACCCTGCGGCAAATGCTTTTGGAACTGCTTCAGGGTAACGGACTCCAAGTCATGGAGGCAACCAACGGCATCGAGGCCAAGGCGATGATCCAATCCAACGCCCCGGATCTGGTCATCACTGACCTGATCATGCCGGAGATGAACGGCTACGAACTTTGTCGCTGGATCAAGAACGACCCCGCTGCTCAAAAAATTCCCGTCCTCATCTGCTCGACAAAAAGCGAAGAATTTGACCGCTATTGGGGCATGAAGCAGGGCGCAGATGCTTATATCACCAAGCCCTTTCACCCGCCAGAACTGCTGAAGACCGTCAAGCAACTGCTCCAGAGCCACCGCTAG
- the psbV gene encoding photosystem II cytochrome c-550, producing the protein MLKRYVWLVVGIALFIFQVVGGAAIAAELDAATRTVPLNAAGDTITLTQKQVADGKRLFNYACGQCHVGGITKTDPNVGLDPETLALATPPRTNIEALVDYMNNPTTYDGQTEISELHPSTKSTDIFPKMRNLTQDDLKVIAGHILIQPKVVGAKWGGGKIYY; encoded by the coding sequence GTGCTTAAGAGATACGTCTGGCTAGTTGTGGGGATAGCCCTTTTTATCTTCCAGGTTGTCGGTGGGGCTGCGATCGCCGCTGAACTCGACGCTGCGACGCGCACGGTGCCTCTCAATGCGGCAGGAGACACGATCACGCTCACGCAAAAGCAGGTTGCGGACGGCAAGCGCCTGTTTAACTACGCCTGTGGTCAGTGTCACGTCGGCGGCATCACCAAAACCGACCCTAACGTAGGGCTAGATCCCGAAACTCTGGCGCTAGCAACGCCCCCGCGCACCAACATCGAAGCCCTGGTGGACTACATGAACAATCCCACCACCTATGACGGACAGACCGAAATTTCGGAACTGCATCCCAGCACCAAGAGTACCGACATCTTCCCTAAGATGCGGAACCTGACGCAGGACGACCTGAAGGTGATTGCGGGTCACATCCTGATTCAGCCCAAGGTGGTGGGCGCTAAGTGGGGCGGTGGTAAGATTTACTACTAA